One Oryzomonas sagensis DNA segment encodes these proteins:
- a CDS encoding DMT family transporter, whose product MTNDAQQAGRAGIYCKLVLTTFFWGGTFVAARFAVHEAPPFFAASCRFAIAAVVLMALVARQAQRRGEAVPVPRSLREVLGLFSLGLTGIFCYNAFFFSGLKLTGAANGSLIVAINPLLTAVLSAWWLRERIRPLQGVGLAVSLAGVGVIVTRGDPGVLRTLTFNHGDLLLLGAPLSWAAYSILGKRAMGTFSPLVATAYAALSGTLLLIPAAVLEALGGAGPHRFSILGWVAILQLALLGTVAGFVWWYEGVKALGASRAALFVNLVPVFGTLLAALLLGERLGWPQLWGGMLVIAGVCGGTVRLKAG is encoded by the coding sequence GTGACGAACGACGCACAGCAGGCCGGCAGGGCAGGGATATATTGCAAGCTGGTCCTGACGACCTTTTTCTGGGGCGGCACCTTTGTGGCCGCCCGTTTTGCGGTGCATGAAGCGCCGCCGTTCTTTGCCGCAAGCTGTCGCTTTGCGATCGCGGCCGTGGTGCTGATGGCGCTGGTGGCCCGGCAGGCGCAGCGCAGGGGCGAAGCCGTGCCGGTGCCCCGCAGCCTGCGTGAGGTGCTGGGCCTGTTCTCCCTTGGCCTGACCGGGATTTTTTGCTACAACGCCTTCTTTTTCAGCGGCCTGAAGCTGACCGGCGCGGCCAACGGCTCCCTCATCGTCGCCATCAACCCGCTGCTCACGGCGGTGTTGTCCGCCTGGTGGCTGCGGGAACGGATCAGGCCGCTCCAGGGTGTCGGGCTGGCGGTCTCCCTGGCCGGCGTCGGGGTGATCGTCACCCGGGGCGATCCCGGCGTGCTCCGCACCCTGACCTTCAACCACGGCGATCTGCTGTTGCTCGGGGCGCCGCTCAGTTGGGCGGCCTATTCGATCCTGGGCAAACGGGCCATGGGCACCTTTTCCCCCCTGGTGGCGACCGCCTATGCCGCCCTGTCCGGCACCCTGCTCCTGATCCCTGCCGCCGTACTGGAGGCGCTGGGCGGGGCCGGGCCGCACCGTTTCAGCATCCTGGGGTGGGTGGCCATCCTGCAACTGGCCCTGCTCGGCACGGTGGCCGGCTTTGTCTGGTGGTACGAAGGGGTCAAGGCCCTTGGAGCCAGCCGGGCGGCCCTGTTCGTCAATCTGGTGCCGGTCTTCGGCACCCTGTTGGCGGCCCTGCTGTTGGGGGAACGGCTCGGGTGGCCCCAGTTGTGGGGGGGCATGCTGGTCATCGCCGGGGTGTGCGGCGGAACGGTCCGCCTGAAGGCTGGCTGA
- a CDS encoding RtcB family protein, which translates to MSLPPQLRKVAPTVWELPVSYKDGMLVPARIIATEGLLAGMEAGVFEQTANVACLPGILKYAYCMPDGHWGYGFPIGGVAAMDPTSGVISPGGIGFDINCGMRLVLTTLTEEEVRPRLRQLVDLMFARIPTGVGCTGFVRCSRSEFRQVLEKGSHWCREKGYAWPEDLEMTEEGGCFGGADPDAVSDKATLRGFDQIGTLGSGNHYCEIQVARPENIFDAATARSFGITIPNQVVVMFHCGSRGFGHQVATDYLQSFLRVMTTKYGIQLPDRELACAPFRSPEGQAYFAAMKCAVNMGFANRQVILYRLREVFSQIFHRSPEELGMRMVYDVAHNTAKLERHLVDGTLREVLVHRKGATRAFGPGMAGIPACYRETGQPVIIGGSMETGSYLLAGEAGAAATFFTTAHGSGRTMSRHQAKKMVRGQKLLGEMEQRGIYVRTDSWGGLAEEAGFAYKDIDLVTAATEEAGLSRRVVKLVPMGNIKG; encoded by the coding sequence ATGTCCCTTCCTCCCCAACTACGCAAGGTTGCCCCCACGGTCTGGGAACTCCCCGTGTCATACAAGGACGGCATGCTGGTCCCGGCGCGGATCATCGCCACGGAAGGGCTGTTGGCCGGCATGGAGGCGGGGGTCTTCGAGCAGACGGCCAACGTGGCCTGCCTGCCCGGCATTCTGAAATACGCCTACTGCATGCCCGACGGCCACTGGGGGTACGGCTTCCCCATCGGCGGCGTGGCGGCCATGGACCCGACGAGCGGCGTGATCTCCCCCGGCGGGATCGGCTTCGACATCAACTGCGGCATGCGCCTGGTGCTGACCACCCTGACCGAGGAGGAGGTGCGGCCGCGCCTGCGCCAGCTGGTGGACCTGATGTTCGCCCGTATCCCCACCGGGGTCGGCTGCACCGGTTTCGTGCGCTGCTCCCGCAGCGAGTTCCGCCAGGTGCTGGAGAAAGGCTCCCACTGGTGCCGGGAGAAAGGCTACGCCTGGCCCGAGGACCTGGAGATGACCGAGGAGGGGGGCTGCTTCGGCGGCGCCGATCCCGACGCGGTGAGCGACAAGGCCACCCTGCGCGGCTTCGACCAGATCGGCACCCTGGGCTCCGGCAACCACTACTGTGAGATCCAGGTGGCCCGGCCCGAAAACATCTTCGATGCCGCCACGGCCCGCTCCTTCGGCATCACCATCCCCAACCAGGTGGTGGTCATGTTCCACTGCGGCAGCCGCGGTTTCGGCCACCAGGTGGCCACCGACTACCTGCAGAGCTTCCTGCGGGTCATGACCACCAAGTACGGCATCCAGCTCCCCGATCGGGAGCTGGCCTGCGCCCCGTTCCGCTCTCCCGAGGGGCAGGCCTATTTCGCGGCCATGAAATGCGCCGTCAACATGGGGTTCGCCAACCGCCAGGTGATCCTGTACCGTCTGCGGGAGGTGTTCTCCCAGATATTCCACCGTTCCCCCGAGGAGTTGGGGATGCGCATGGTCTACGACGTGGCCCACAACACGGCCAAGCTGGAGCGCCATCTGGTGGACGGCACGCTGCGGGAGGTGCTGGTGCACCGCAAAGGGGCCACCCGCGCCTTCGGCCCCGGCATGGCCGGCATCCCCGCGTGCTACCGGGAGACCGGCCAGCCGGTGATCATCGGCGGCAGCATGGAGACCGGCTCCTATCTGCTGGCAGGGGAGGCGGGGGCGGCGGCCACCTTCTTCACCACGGCCCACGGCAGCGGCCGCACCATGAGCCGCCACCAGGCCAAGAAGATGGTCAGGGGGCAGAAGCTCCTGGGCGAGATGGAGCAGCGGGGGATTTACGTGCGTACCGATTCCTGGGGCGGCCTGGCCGAAGAAGCCGGTTTTGCCTACAAGGATATCGATCTGGTTACCGCCGCCACCGAAGAGGCCGGGCTCTCCCGGCGGGTGGTCAAGCTGGTGCCCATGGGCAACATCAAGGGGTAG
- a CDS encoding archease encodes MPYRFLDDIATADVAFEAWGATREELFAAGADALLRTMVHDPKVVERREEQAVTVDDADLDLLLFSFLQELVFLKDARRLLLHPEKVRIAEEGGRFRLDAVLRGEGIDRQRHPLVVDVKAVTLHRLRVACEAGVWRAVVVLDV; translated from the coding sequence ATGCCCTACCGGTTCCTGGACGACATCGCCACGGCCGACGTGGCCTTCGAGGCGTGGGGGGCAACACGGGAAGAGTTGTTTGCGGCCGGCGCGGATGCCCTGCTGCGCACCATGGTCCATGACCCCAAGGTGGTGGAACGCCGGGAAGAACAGGCCGTCACGGTGGATGACGCGGACCTGGACCTGCTGCTCTTCTCCTTCCTGCAGGAACTGGTCTTTCTCAAGGATGCCCGGCGGCTGCTGTTGCACCCGGAGAAGGTGCGGATCGCGGAGGAAGGGGGACGCTTCCGGCTGGATGCGGTCCTGCGGGGCGAGGGGATCGACCGGCAGCGGCATCCCCTGGTGGTGGACGTCAAGGCGGTCACCCTGCACCGTCTGCGGGTCGCCTGCGAGGCCGGCGTGTGGCGCGCCGTGGTGGTGCTGGACGTATAA